The Microbacterium horticulturae genome has a window encoding:
- a CDS encoding carbohydrate ABC transporter permease → MTAQTLTPPTKTRTTSPASMPKRHRRGGWGIERRPGWFSYTLVAVFFIAGAYPLYWSFIMGSHDNTALTQTWPPLLPGGQFWKNVGEVFDTVDFWLALGNSIIVSVVISASVIFFSTLAGYAFAKLRFRGREGLMVFVIATLAVPTQLGIIPMFMMMKQFGWTGTLGAVIIPTLVTAFGVFFMRQYLVDVIPDELIEAARIDGASMFRTFWHVGVPAARPAMGILGLFTFMTAWTDYLWPLLVVPQNPTLQVALSQLQSARYVDYSIVLAGAILATLPLLVVLVLAGKQLVSGIMAGAVKG, encoded by the coding sequence ATGACCGCGCAGACCCTCACTCCGCCGACGAAGACCCGCACCACGTCGCCGGCTTCGATGCCGAAGCGCCACAGGCGCGGCGGCTGGGGCATCGAGCGCCGGCCCGGCTGGTTCAGCTACACGCTCGTCGCGGTGTTCTTCATCGCAGGGGCCTACCCCCTGTACTGGTCGTTCATCATGGGGTCGCACGACAACACCGCGCTGACCCAGACCTGGCCGCCGCTGCTGCCGGGCGGGCAGTTCTGGAAGAACGTCGGCGAGGTGTTCGACACCGTCGACTTCTGGTTGGCCCTGGGCAACTCGATCATCGTGTCGGTCGTCATCTCGGCGTCGGTGATCTTCTTCTCGACCCTGGCCGGCTACGCGTTCGCCAAGCTGCGCTTCCGGGGCCGCGAAGGCCTCATGGTGTTCGTCATCGCGACGCTCGCGGTCCCCACGCAGCTGGGCATCATCCCGATGTTCATGATGATGAAGCAGTTCGGCTGGACCGGCACGCTCGGCGCCGTCATCATCCCGACGCTGGTCACGGCCTTCGGCGTCTTCTTCATGCGACAGTACCTCGTCGATGTGATCCCCGATGAGCTCATCGAGGCGGCGCGCATCGACGGCGCGAGCATGTTCCGCACGTTCTGGCACGTCGGCGTGCCCGCCGCGCGTCCCGCGATGGGCATCCTCGGGCTGTTCACGTTCATGACCGCGTGGACCGACTATCTGTGGCCATTGCTCGTGGTCCCGCAGAATCCGACCCTGCAGGTGGCGCTGAGCCAGCTGCAGAGCGCCCGCTACGTCGACTATTCCATTGTTCTCGCCGGGGCGATCCTGGCGACCCTGCCGCTGCTCGTGGTGCTCGTCCTGGCCGGAAAGCAGCTGGTCAGCGGCATCATGGCCGGTGCTGTGAAAGGCTGA